One Erythrobacter sp. SDW2 genomic region harbors:
- the ileS gene encoding isoleucine--tRNA ligase yields the protein MPEQPDYRDTVFLPKTDFPMKAGLPQKEPGILARWQAEDVYGQLREARRGREKFIFHDGPPYANGEIHIGHALNKVLKDMVVRSQSLLGKDAPYVPGWDCHGLPIEWKVEEQYRKQKKNKDEVPAKEFRAECRAYAQHWVDVQREQFKRLGIQGDWDNPYLTMDFDAEATIVAELMKFAEAGNLYRGAKPVMWSPVEKTALAEAEVEYEDITSTQIDVAFEITESPIAELVGAHAVIWTTTPWTIPVNQALAYGPEVEYYLFSIAAGGPYDIEPAAVPPRTAFDEHGQKRFLIAAQLLEEFQKRTKLIAADGPYRKTIKGSDLAGTIVRHPMHHLGGFYAAPRPLLPGDFVTTDSGTGLVHMSPDHGEDDFDLCKAHGINPVFAVDDGGVYRDDWLWLGASDVDAEGKPRRRAVINAGFNAPDGPICSDLRAAGALLSASADYQHSYPHSWRSKAKVIYRCTPQWFVPMDQPLGVGDFEVAPASPLGGAVAPFVSHDHSTLRERALAEIDRVKFFPEKGRNRIRSMVEGRPDWVLSRQRAWGVPITLFVRPDGTYLQDPAVNARVVAAVREQGVDAWEESRKAEFLGPDHNPDEFEMVTDILDVWFDSGCTHVFTLESDRWPDQRWPADLYLEGSDQHRGWFQSSLLESCATRGRAPYDQVLTHGFTMDAKGKKMSKSLGNTVDPLKVMEEYGADIIRLWALSVDFTEDHRIGDEILKGVADQYRRLRNTFRYLLGALDGFVGDMGNAGSIPELERYVLALLADLDGKLRHAVETYDFNTYTRLLVEFCNEDLSAFFFDIRKDSLYCDGKDSDKRNAYRTVLDILFHALVRYASPVLVFTAEEVWQSRYPDGGSVHLLEWPRVPGIEADGERWAAIRALRERVNEAIEPLRRDKVIRSSNEADVIVPAGAVPEGFSDADLAELFITASVTRSDSDTVTVTRSTDHKCGRCWRLLPEVAEDGALCGRCADVVGEGVR from the coding sequence ATGCCTGAACAGCCTGACTACCGCGACACGGTCTTCCTTCCCAAGACCGACTTCCCCATGAAAGCCGGCCTTCCGCAGAAGGAGCCGGGCATTCTGGCGCGCTGGCAGGCTGAGGATGTCTATGGCCAGCTGCGCGAGGCGCGGCGGGGGCGCGAGAAGTTCATTTTCCACGACGGCCCGCCCTACGCCAATGGCGAGATCCATATCGGCCACGCGCTCAACAAGGTGCTGAAGGACATGGTCGTGCGCAGCCAGAGCCTGCTGGGCAAGGATGCACCCTATGTGCCCGGCTGGGACTGCCACGGCCTGCCGATCGAATGGAAGGTCGAGGAACAGTACCGCAAGCAGAAGAAGAACAAGGACGAGGTCCCGGCGAAGGAATTCCGCGCCGAATGCCGCGCCTACGCCCAGCACTGGGTGGATGTGCAGCGCGAACAGTTCAAGCGGCTCGGCATCCAGGGCGACTGGGACAATCCCTATCTGACGATGGATTTCGACGCCGAAGCGACCATCGTTGCCGAGCTGATGAAGTTTGCCGAAGCGGGCAATCTCTATCGCGGCGCCAAGCCGGTGATGTGGAGCCCGGTCGAAAAGACCGCGCTGGCCGAGGCCGAGGTCGAGTATGAGGACATCACCTCGACCCAGATCGATGTGGCGTTCGAGATCACCGAGAGCCCGATCGCGGAGCTGGTCGGTGCCCATGCGGTGATCTGGACAACGACCCCGTGGACGATCCCGGTGAACCAGGCTTTGGCCTATGGGCCGGAGGTTGAGTATTACCTCTTCTCGATTGCTGCGGGCGGTCCATACGATATTGAGCCTGCGGCAGTGCCGCCGCGCACTGCGTTCGACGAACACGGTCAGAAGCGTTTCCTGATTGCAGCTCAGCTACTTGAGGAATTCCAGAAGCGCACCAAGCTTATCGCGGCGGACGGCCCCTACCGTAAGACAATCAAAGGCTCCGACCTCGCTGGCACCATTGTCCGCCACCCGATGCACCACCTCGGCGGGTTCTACGCCGCGCCGCGCCCGCTGCTGCCGGGCGACTTCGTCACCACCGACAGCGGCACCGGCCTCGTCCATATGTCGCCCGATCATGGCGAGGACGATTTCGACCTTTGCAAGGCCCACGGCATCAACCCGGTGTTCGCGGTCGATGACGGCGGGGTCTATCGCGACGACTGGCTGTGGCTGGGCGCGAGTGACGTCGATGCCGAGGGCAAGCCGCGTCGCCGCGCGGTCATCAACGCCGGTTTCAACGCGCCTGACGGGCCGATCTGCTCGGACCTGCGCGCAGCAGGCGCGCTGCTGAGCGCGAGTGCCGATTACCAGCACAGCTACCCCCATTCGTGGCGCTCGAAGGCCAAGGTGATCTATCGCTGCACCCCGCAGTGGTTCGTGCCGATGGACCAGCCGCTGGGGGTGGGCGATTTCGAAGTGGCACCCGCCAGCCCGCTCGGCGGCGCGGTCGCGCCGTTTGTCAGCCATGACCATTCGACCCTGCGCGAGCGTGCGCTGGCGGAGATCGACCGTGTCAAGTTCTTCCCCGAGAAGGGCCGCAACCGCATCCGCTCGATGGTCGAAGGCCGCCCCGATTGGGTGCTGAGCCGCCAGCGCGCCTGGGGCGTGCCGATCACGCTGTTTGTCCGCCCCGACGGCACATACCTGCAGGACCCGGCGGTCAACGCCCGCGTCGTCGCTGCCGTGCGCGAGCAGGGCGTCGATGCCTGGGAGGAAAGCCGCAAGGCGGAATTCCTCGGCCCCGATCACAACCCCGACGAGTTCGAGATGGTCACCGACATTCTCGACGTCTGGTTCGATTCGGGCTGCACCCATGTCTTCACGCTGGAATCGGACCGCTGGCCGGATCAGCGCTGGCCCGCCGATCTCTATCTCGAAGGCAGCGACCAGCATCGCGGCTGGTTCCAGTCGAGCCTGCTGGAAAGCTGCGCCACCCGCGGCCGCGCGCCCTATGACCAGGTCCTGACCCACGGCTTCACCATGGACGCCAAGGGCAAGAAAATGTCCAAGAGCCTCGGCAACACGGTCGATCCGCTGAAGGTGATGGAGGAATACGGGGCGGACATCATCCGCCTGTGGGCGCTATCGGTCGATTTCACCGAGGATCACCGCATTGGCGACGAGATCCTGAAGGGCGTGGCCGACCAGTACCGCCGCCTGCGCAACACCTTCCGCTACCTGCTCGGTGCGCTCGACGGCTTTGTCGGCGACATGGGCAATGCCGGTTCGATCCCCGAGCTGGAGCGCTATGTGCTGGCGCTGCTGGCCGATCTCGACGGAAAGCTTCGCCACGCGGTCGAGACCTACGACTTCAACACATACACCCGCCTGCTGGTCGAGTTCTGCAACGAAGACCTCAGCGCCTTCTTCTTCGATATCCGCAAGGACAGCCTCTATTGCGACGGCAAGGATAGCGACAAGCGCAATGCCTATCGCACCGTGCTCGACATCCTGTTCCACGCGCTGGTGCGCTACGCCTCGCCCGTGCTGGTGTTCACGGCGGAAGAGGTCTGGCAGTCGCGCTATCCCGACGGCGGCAGTGTCCATTTGCTCGAATGGCCGCGCGTTCCCGGGATCGAGGCCGATGGCGAACGCTGGGCCGCGATCCGCGCCTTGCGCGAGCGGGTCAACGAGGCAATCGAGCCGCTGCGCCGCGACAAGGTGATCCGCTCCAGCAACGAGGCCGACGTGATCGTGCCTGCCGGCGCGGTGCCCGAAGGCTTCAGCGATGCGGACCTGGCCGAACTGTTCATCACCGCGTCAGTCACGCGCAGCGATAGCGATACCGTGACCGTAACCCGTTCGACCGACCACAAATGCGGCCGCTGTTGGCGTCTTTTGCCCGAAGTGGCAGAAGACGGCGCGCTGTGCGGGCGCTGTGCCGATGTCGTTGGGGAGGGTGTGCGCTGA
- a CDS encoding glycerophosphodiester phosphodiesterase family protein produces the protein MAAAIGFLVFTVVNASWIATSPSGVPMLIAHRGIAQVADDAGVKTGDCTASRIDEPYHKLIDNTAAAAARAVQLGAHLVSLDMTRSSDGELVFHADDTLDCRTDGTGAVRSKTLAELKALDVGHGYTADGQSFPLRGLGAGKIATFEEMLIYTPRRTRLMVRFTTDEAGDADLLAAKYKAAGRDPVEARDAFYGAAKPVARMRELYPDAWSWTREEAWQCTSDYRLAGWTSILPESCKGKTMLVPLDSQWTLWGWPNRLIQRMEEHGGRIVVVESYDPDAPLRGLTLPEQLGDIPRTFNGFILVEDSFTVIPARVPRFDNRRELEVEAAEAALERRRNK, from the coding sequence ATGGCAGCGGCTATCGGATTTCTCGTCTTCACCGTCGTCAATGCCAGCTGGATCGCCACTTCGCCAAGCGGGGTGCCGATGCTGATCGCGCATCGCGGGATCGCGCAAGTCGCCGATGACGCGGGCGTCAAGACCGGTGACTGCACCGCCAGCAGGATCGACGAGCCCTATCACAAGCTGATCGACAACACCGCCGCCGCCGCTGCGCGCGCGGTGCAGCTCGGGGCGCATCTTGTTTCGCTCGACATGACCCGCAGCAGCGACGGCGAGCTTGTCTTTCACGCCGACGACACGCTCGATTGCCGCACCGACGGCACAGGCGCGGTGCGCAGCAAGACACTGGCGGAATTGAAAGCGCTCGATGTCGGCCATGGCTACACCGCCGATGGCCAGAGCTTCCCCTTGCGCGGGCTGGGCGCGGGCAAGATCGCGACCTTCGAGGAGATGCTCATCTATACCCCGCGCCGGACGCGGCTGATGGTGCGCTTCACCACCGACGAGGCGGGTGATGCGGACCTGCTGGCGGCCAAGTATAAGGCCGCCGGGCGCGATCCGGTCGAGGCGCGCGATGCCTTTTACGGGGCGGCAAAGCCTGTTGCGCGGATGCGCGAGCTTTATCCCGACGCATGGAGCTGGACCCGCGAGGAAGCCTGGCAATGCACCAGCGACTACCGCCTGGCCGGCTGGACATCGATCCTGCCCGAAAGCTGCAAGGGCAAGACCATGCTGGTCCCGCTCGACAGCCAGTGGACCCTGTGGGGCTGGCCCAACCGGCTGATCCAGCGGATGGAGGAGCACGGCGGGCGGATCGTGGTGGTCGAATCCTATGACCCGGACGCGCCCCTGCGCGGCCTCACCCTGCCCGAGCAGCTCGGCGATATCCCCCGGACCTTCAACGGCTTCATCCTGGTCGAGGACAGCTTCACCGTGATCCCGGCGCGGGTGCCGCGGTTCGACAACCGCCGCGAGCTTGAGGTCGAGGCAGCCGAAGCCGCGCTGGAGCGGCGACGCAACAAGTAG
- a CDS encoding bifunctional riboflavin kinase/FAD synthetase, with amino-acid sequence MRWLDHRNPVADPLRGAVIALGNFDGFHRGHQAVAGEAIRWAHAEGRPSIIATFDPHPVRFFRPDTPPFRLTTLEQRQELYLAAGATAMLVFHFDGDLAGTTAEDFITEILLTRFGAHGVVTGGDFTFGQGAKGNVELLKCFGGAHGLQSRVVEAVSEDGVISSSRIREALREGDCETATRLLTRPFAIRGVVEHGDKRGRTIGYPTANLSIESYLRPRYGIYAVTGRILATGQILKGAANIGIRPQFEPPKELLEPYFFDFKGDLYGQEIEVAFHHFLRSEARFDTLEALVEQMEADCARAKELLA; translated from the coding sequence ATGCGCTGGCTCGATCACCGGAACCCTGTGGCTGACCCCTTGCGCGGTGCCGTCATCGCGCTGGGCAATTTCGACGGCTTCCACCGTGGTCACCAGGCGGTGGCGGGCGAGGCGATCCGCTGGGCGCATGCCGAAGGCCGACCCAGCATCATCGCCACTTTCGATCCGCATCCGGTGCGGTTTTTCCGCCCGGACACGCCGCCGTTCCGCCTGACCACGCTGGAGCAGCGGCAGGAACTCTACCTCGCCGCCGGAGCGACAGCGATGCTGGTGTTCCATTTCGATGGCGACCTGGCGGGCACCACCGCCGAGGATTTCATTACCGAGATCCTGCTCACCCGCTTCGGTGCGCATGGCGTGGTGACCGGCGGCGATTTCACCTTCGGACAGGGGGCGAAGGGAAATGTCGAGCTGCTGAAGTGCTTCGGCGGCGCACACGGCCTCCAAAGCCGCGTGGTCGAGGCCGTGAGCGAGGACGGGGTGATCTCCTCCAGCCGCATCCGCGAGGCGCTGCGCGAAGGCGACTGCGAGACCGCTACCCGCCTGCTGACCCGCCCCTTCGCCATTCGCGGCGTGGTCGAGCATGGCGACAAGCGCGGGCGGACCATCGGCTATCCCACCGCCAATCTCAGCATCGAGAGCTATCTGCGCCCGCGCTATGGCATCTATGCCGTGACCGGGCGCATTCTCGCCACCGGGCAAATACTCAAAGGCGCGGCCAATATCGGCATTCGCCCGCAGTTCGAGCCGCCCAAAGAATTGCTCGAACCCTATTTCTTTGATTTCAAAGGTGACTTATACGGGCAGGAAATAGAAGTCGCATTTCATCATTTCCTGCGGTCCGAAGCCAGGTTCGACACGCTCGAGGCGCTGGTCGAACAGATGGAGGCGGACTGCGCCCGGGCGAAGGAACTGCTTGCGTGA
- a CDS encoding dihydrofolate reductase, producing MIYARAANGVIGRDGAIPWHLPADLKRFKALTMGHAMIMGRKTFDSFPSPLPGRRHIVLTRARNWQAEGAQVVHSKAEALALAGKAPVAIIGGAEIYRLFETDAARIEVTQLHADYDGDTFMDPPSESWREVTREDHAATDMLPAFSYITYERR from the coding sequence ATGATCTACGCCCGAGCGGCGAACGGCGTAATCGGCAGGGACGGGGCGATCCCCTGGCATCTTCCCGCCGATCTCAAGCGGTTCAAGGCGCTGACCATGGGGCACGCCATGATCATGGGCCGCAAGACCTTCGACAGCTTCCCCTCACCGCTGCCCGGTCGCCGCCATATCGTGCTCACCCGGGCGCGGAACTGGCAGGCCGAAGGCGCGCAAGTGGTCCACTCCAAGGCCGAGGCGCTGGCGCTCGCTGGCAAGGCACCCGTCGCCATCATCGGTGGGGCGGAAATCTATCGCCTGTTCGAAACCGACGCCGCGCGGATCGAGGTGACGCAGCTCCATGCGGACTATGATGGCGATACTTTCATGGACCCGCCCAGCGAAAGCTGGCGCGAAGTGACGCGCGAGGACCATGCGGCCACCGATATGCTTCCCGCCTTCTCCTACATCACCTATGAGCGCCGCTGA
- a CDS encoding 5-(carboxyamino)imidazole ribonucleotide synthase, whose amino-acid sequence MIKPGGTIGILGGGQLGRMMAMAAAQMGYRCIAYTPEADNVVGDVCHDVFVNGWDDTLAMAAFAQKCDVVTWEFENVPAGALAPVDALLVPHPRALETAQDRLNEKRFVERLGGRAAPFAPVDSRTDLMDALERIGTPGILKTRRDGYDGKGQWRIGTSRDAEGISLPGAPCVYEGLVEFDAEFSVILARSAEGQKVFWDSTANVHRDGMLHTSTLPAGRLVECHIAEARRLAGKVADALGYVGVLTLEFFATANGPVFNEMAPRVHNSGHWTIEGAATSQFENHIRAICGLPLGDTRTVSPGIVMTNIVGQDADDAAHWLDDPATHLHLYGKAKAREGRKMGHATQLVWDA is encoded by the coding sequence GTGATCAAGCCAGGGGGGACAATCGGCATATTGGGCGGTGGCCAGCTGGGCCGGATGATGGCCATGGCCGCCGCGCAGATGGGTTATCGCTGCATCGCCTACACTCCCGAGGCGGACAATGTCGTGGGCGACGTGTGCCACGATGTGTTCGTCAACGGGTGGGACGATACACTCGCCATGGCTGCTTTCGCCCAGAAATGCGATGTGGTGACGTGGGAGTTCGAGAACGTCCCGGCGGGCGCACTCGCGCCGGTCGATGCTTTGCTGGTGCCGCATCCGCGCGCGCTGGAAACGGCGCAGGACCGCCTCAACGAGAAGCGTTTCGTCGAGCGGCTCGGTGGCCGCGCGGCTCCTTTCGCTCCGGTCGATTCGCGGACGGATCTGATGGACGCACTGGAGCGGATCGGCACGCCCGGCATTCTCAAGACCCGGCGTGATGGTTACGACGGCAAGGGGCAGTGGCGGATCGGCACCTCGCGCGATGCGGAAGGGATCTCGCTGCCCGGCGCACCATGCGTTTACGAAGGGCTGGTCGAATTCGACGCCGAATTCTCGGTCATCCTCGCCCGCAGCGCCGAAGGGCAGAAGGTGTTCTGGGACAGCACTGCCAATGTCCACCGCGACGGCATGCTCCATACCTCGACATTGCCGGCGGGCCGCCTGGTCGAATGCCATATCGCGGAAGCGCGCAGGCTGGCCGGCAAGGTCGCCGATGCGCTCGGCTATGTCGGCGTGCTGACGCTGGAATTCTTCGCCACGGCGAATGGGCCGGTGTTCAACGAAATGGCCCCGCGCGTCCACAATTCGGGCCACTGGACCATCGAAGGCGCGGCCACCAGCCAGTTCGAGAACCACATCCGCGCCATCTGCGGCCTCCCGCTGGGCGACACCCGCACCGTCAGCCCCGGTATCGTCATGACCAATATCGTCGGCCAGGATGCCGACGACGCGGCGCATTGGCTCGACGACCCGGCGACCCACCTGCATCTCTATGGCAAGGCCAAAGCGCGGGAAGGGCGCAAGATGGGCCATGCGACGCAGCTGGTGTGGGACGCCTGA
- the gpmA gene encoding 2,3-diphosphoglycerate-dependent phosphoglycerate mutase, with protein sequence MPTLILVRHGQSQWNLENRFTGWWDVDLTEQGEAEARAAGELLREKGVLPTVAFTSLQTRAIKTLHFALEHCGRLWIPETKDWRLNERHYGGLTGLDKQETRERHGDEQVHIWRRSFDVPPPVLEAGSTYDLASDPRYAGIAIPATESLKLTIERVLPYWESAILPVLASGETVIISAHGNSLRALVKHLSGISNEGITGLEIPTGQPIVYEFDANMHPGERTYLKDM encoded by the coding sequence ATGCCCACCCTCATTCTCGTCCGCCACGGCCAGAGCCAGTGGAACCTCGAAAACCGGTTCACCGGCTGGTGGGATGTCGATCTGACCGAGCAGGGCGAAGCCGAAGCGCGGGCCGCCGGCGAGCTGCTGCGCGAGAAGGGCGTGCTGCCGACCGTGGCCTTCACCTCGCTCCAGACCCGCGCCATCAAGACACTGCATTTCGCGCTGGAGCATTGCGGGCGGCTGTGGATCCCGGAAACCAAGGACTGGCGGCTCAACGAACGGCACTATGGCGGGCTTACCGGGCTCGACAAGCAGGAGACCCGCGAGCGCCACGGCGACGAGCAGGTGCATATCTGGCGCCGCAGCTTCGACGTCCCGCCCCCGGTGCTTGAGGCCGGCAGCACCTACGACCTCGCCAGCGATCCACGCTATGCCGGGATCGCCATTCCTGCGACCGAGAGCCTCAAGCTGACCATCGAGCGCGTGCTGCCCTATTGGGAAAGCGCGATCCTGCCGGTGCTGGCGAGCGGCGAGACCGTGATCATCAGCGCCCATGGCAACTCGCTGCGGGCGCTGGTCAAGCATCTCTCGGGCATTTCGAACGAGGGCATCACCGGGCTGGAGATTCCCACCGGCCAGCCGATCGTTTACGAGTTCGATGCGAATATGCATCCCGGTGAACGCACTTACCTGAAGGACATGTGA
- a CDS encoding PH domain-containing protein: protein MDDGNNEAAPVAPVTNAVAAYEPETFEDADGILTRVHPNHEKQLRAEGAIVALVVSVAALVADVAIAVPPGAIFVPVLALVGLVLWRMPHRRFIARGYALEADRLRVVRGILFRSDTVVPFGRVQHIDVDRGPLERYFGLATITLHTAGTHNASVKLPGLLHETALTIREEIRAHIKREAQ, encoded by the coding sequence ATGGATGATGGGAACAACGAGGCTGCGCCTGTCGCGCCTGTGACCAATGCAGTCGCTGCCTATGAGCCAGAGACCTTCGAGGATGCCGACGGGATCCTGACCAGGGTCCATCCCAACCATGAAAAGCAGCTGCGGGCCGAGGGCGCGATTGTTGCGCTGGTCGTGTCGGTCGCGGCGCTGGTCGCCGATGTGGCCATCGCGGTTCCGCCCGGGGCGATCTTCGTGCCGGTGCTGGCGCTGGTCGGGCTGGTGCTGTGGCGGATGCCGCACCGCCGTTTCATCGCGCGCGGCTATGCGCTGGAAGCGGACCGGCTGCGGGTGGTGCGCGGGATCCTGTTCCGTTCGGACACGGTGGTGCCGTTCGGGCGGGTCCAGCATATCGACGTCGATCGCGGGCCGCTGGAACGCTATTTCGGGCTCGCGACGATCACGCTGCATACGGCGGGGACCCACAATGCCTCGGTCAAGCTGCCCGGGCTGCTCCATGAAACCGCACTGACGATCCGCGAAGAGATCCGCGCCCATATCAAGCGCGAGGCACAGTGA
- a CDS encoding PH domain-containing protein, whose translation MNPVALGGGEPRRTHPLSFAVKASQVLPQLVVPLGFAGYSIIGSDYSGLAAKLALGALVAIAAILLPSFLQWRRFTYRVGENDIRVESGVLSRAARSVPYERIQDVSLEQKLVPRLLGLVQVKFETGAGGKEELALSWLSQAEGEALRELVRERREEGEASPIADAEAKPQENAELLFHMPPPRLLKFGLFEFSLAVFAVLGGLAQYAETFLNIEVWDPDIYLDWFAGPGHWLLELGLVAQVIGVFAGLATLVLIGLVTGVVRTVLRDWDFRLERTAKGFRRRRGLLTRTDVVMPAHRVQALEIGTGIVRRRWCWSGLKFVSLAQDAGSSSHVVAPFAQDSELEPIIRAAGFHPPDEGLDWQHRTRAYRNASMLIDGGTLGLLSVILLVLSQVLVDSEAFNGRWYMALIPAAFGLALAVRQYFLWRHDRNAFDESQVYRHHGWLSPNTRIASRVKLQSVEIKQGPLGHRLGYASLHLGLAGGSFAINGIPLQRARELRRAVLDSISGTDFSELAG comes from the coding sequence GTGAATCCGGTTGCCCTCGGCGGCGGCGAACCACGCCGCACCCACCCGCTCAGTTTCGCGGTCAAGGCATCGCAAGTGCTGCCGCAGCTGGTCGTGCCGCTGGGCTTTGCCGGATATAGTATAATCGGCAGTGACTATTCGGGGCTGGCGGCGAAACTGGCACTGGGCGCGCTGGTGGCCATCGCGGCGATCCTGCTGCCGTCGTTCCTGCAATGGCGACGCTTTACCTACCGGGTGGGCGAAAACGACATCCGGGTCGAAAGCGGGGTGCTGTCGCGCGCCGCGCGCTCGGTACCCTACGAGCGGATCCAGGACGTCAGCCTGGAGCAGAAACTGGTTCCCCGGCTGCTCGGGCTGGTGCAAGTCAAGTTCGAGACCGGCGCGGGCGGCAAGGAGGAACTGGCGCTTTCCTGGCTGTCGCAGGCCGAAGGCGAAGCTCTGCGCGAACTGGTGCGCGAACGGCGCGAAGAAGGGGAAGCCTCCCCCATCGCCGATGCCGAGGCGAAGCCGCAGGAAAACGCTGAACTTCTGTTCCATATGCCGCCGCCTCGCCTCCTCAAGTTCGGCCTGTTCGAATTCTCGCTGGCGGTCTTCGCGGTGCTGGGCGGCCTTGCGCAATATGCCGAAACCTTCCTCAATATCGAGGTCTGGGATCCGGACATCTATCTCGACTGGTTTGCCGGGCCCGGGCACTGGCTGCTCGAACTGGGACTGGTGGCGCAGGTCATCGGTGTCTTCGCCGGACTGGCCACTCTGGTGCTGATCGGACTGGTTACCGGCGTCGTGCGGACGGTGCTGCGTGACTGGGATTTCCGGCTCGAGAGGACCGCCAAGGGATTCCGCCGTCGCCGCGGACTGCTGACGCGCACCGATGTCGTCATGCCCGCGCACCGGGTGCAGGCGCTGGAGATCGGCACCGGGATCGTCCGTCGTCGCTGGTGCTGGTCGGGCCTCAAATTCGTCAGCCTGGCGCAGGATGCCGGCTCATCAAGTCATGTAGTCGCTCCCTTTGCGCAGGATAGCGAACTCGAACCGATCATCCGGGCCGCGGGTTTCCATCCGCCGGACGAGGGACTGGATTGGCAGCACCGCACCCGTGCCTATCGCAACGCCAGCATGCTGATCGATGGCGGTACGCTCGGACTGCTGTCGGTGATCCTGCTGGTGCTCTCGCAGGTGCTGGTTGATTCCGAAGCTTTCAATGGCCGCTGGTACATGGCGCTGATACCTGCGGCCTTCGGTCTGGCGCTGGCGGTGCGGCAGTATTTCCTGTGGCGGCACGACCGCAACGCCTTCGATGAAAGCCAGGTCTATCGCCATCACGGCTGGCTTTCGCCCAATACGCGGATTGCCAGCCGGGTGAAGCTGCAATCGGTCGAGATCAAGCAGGGGCCATTGGGCCACCGGCTGGGTTATGCCTCGCTCCATCTGGGCCTTGCAGGCGGCAGCTTTGCCATCAACGGCATCCCGCTGCAGCGCGCCCGCGAACTTCGCCGCGCCGTGCTCGATTCGATTTCCGGGACCGATTTCTCGGAGCTCGCCGGCTAG
- a CDS encoding GNAT family N-acetyltransferase translates to MSDSPDEVTILHHVVGQGGKYVAQIEGSPHHGMLEWEPSDEHGDEVRIATHTVVPKAIGGRGIAALLVERFVADARRLGFRIVPRCSYVAQKFEEHPDWADLRA, encoded by the coding sequence ATGAGCGATTCGCCGGACGAGGTCACCATCCTCCACCATGTCGTGGGGCAAGGCGGCAAGTATGTCGCGCAGATCGAAGGCAGCCCGCATCACGGCATGCTCGAATGGGAGCCGAGCGACGAGCACGGGGACGAGGTCCGCATCGCGACCCATACAGTGGTGCCCAAGGCGATCGGGGGGCGCGGCATTGCGGCGCTGCTGGTCGAACGCTTCGTTGCCGATGCGCGGCGGCTGGGCTTCCGGATCGTCCCGCGCTGTTCCTATGTCGCGCAGAAGTTCGAAGAACACCCGGACTGGGCGGACCTGCGCGCCTAG
- a CDS encoding low specificity L-threonine aldolase codes for MRFLSDNAATVHPKVWDALRAADAVDTPYDGDVLSQRLDEAFGVVFGREVAALWVATGTAANCLALASMVPPHGGVVCHREAHIEMDEAGAPGFYLHGAKLMLAEGEGAKLTPGDIAAVIDPIRDDVHQVQPHAVSVTQASEYGRAYRPEELAAIGALAKQRGLGLHVDGARFANAVAFLGCTPAEAVGPAQALSFGCVKNGGMSAEAIVFFDPALADVVRYRRKRAGHLQSKGRFMAAQLLAMLEGDLWLENARKANAAAQAIVAEAGGRLMHPVEANEVFMRLTPTEREALRGQGFEFYDWGADAARFVAAWDSDPVAAQALGKAIASL; via the coding sequence ATGCGTTTTCTCTCCGATAATGCCGCAACCGTCCACCCCAAGGTGTGGGACGCCCTGCGCGCCGCCGATGCGGTCGACACGCCCTATGACGGCGACGTGCTGTCGCAGCGGCTCGACGAAGCCTTCGGCGTGGTGTTCGGGCGCGAGGTAGCGGCGCTGTGGGTGGCGACCGGAACGGCGGCCAATTGCCTTGCGCTGGCCAGCATGGTCCCGCCACACGGTGGGGTCGTCTGCCACCGCGAAGCGCATATCGAGATGGACGAAGCGGGCGCGCCCGGCTTCTACCTTCACGGGGCCAAGCTGATGCTGGCGGAAGGGGAGGGGGCCAAGCTGACCCCGGGCGATATCGCGGCGGTGATCGACCCGATCCGCGACGACGTCCACCAGGTCCAGCCGCATGCGGTCTCGGTCACACAGGCGAGCGAGTATGGCCGGGCCTACCGGCCGGAAGAACTCGCCGCCATAGGGGCGCTGGCAAAGCAGCGCGGTCTCGGCCTGCATGTCGATGGGGCGCGCTTCGCCAATGCGGTAGCGTTTCTCGGCTGCACGCCGGCCGAAGCGGTCGGCCCTGCGCAGGCGCTGAGCTTCGGCTGTGTCAAGAACGGCGGCATGAGCGCCGAAGCGATCGTGTTCTTCGATCCCGCGCTGGCCGATGTCGTGCGCTATCGCCGCAAGCGGGCGGGCCATCTGCAAAGCAAGGGCCGCTTCATGGCCGCGCAGTTGCTGGCCATGCTCGAGGGCGATCTGTGGCTGGAGAATGCGCGGAAGGCCAATGCCGCCGCGCAGGCCATCGTCGCCGAGGCGGGCGGGCGGCTGATGCACCCGGTCGAAGCCAACGAGGTCTTCATGCGGCTCACCCCGACCGAGCGCGAAGCACTGCGGGGGCAGGGTTTCGAATTCTACGACTGGGGCGCGGATGCGGCCCGCTTCGTGGCCGCTTGGGACAGCGACCCCGTTGCCGCGCAGGCGCTCGGCAAGGCCATCGCCAGCCTGTGA